In one window of Calypte anna isolate BGI_N300 chromosome 1, bCalAnn1_v1.p, whole genome shotgun sequence DNA:
- the PCDH20 gene encoding protocadherin-20, whose protein sequence is MGPAGGRGSITARRSLQHLLLFLLFVGPFNCFASYSRATELFYSLNEGLPAGVLIGSLAHDLRLPTAGGQHPAAPQPPLSFTLASHGSGGQYVHLDNRSGELYTTAMEIDREALCVDSSEATIFEGAAAISSSPSSESCLLLLDVLVLPQEYFRLVKVKIAIRDVNDNAPRFPVPHIVLSVPENAPVNTRLAIEHPALDPDVGTNGVQTYRLQDNYGVFTLDVEENESGERTPYLIVMGALDRETREEYVTVIVAEDGGSPPLVGSATLTIGISDINDNCPQFSDLQLNITLYGNSSLGTHVATVHAVDMDLGSNAEITYSYSQKVPQPSRELFHLDESTGIITLSCKVDGDTPRLHRLIILGNGPGCIPAVITVLVTIIKVMMRPPEVIPRFIANEVEGVVYIKELEPINTPIAFFTIKDPDEKYKVNCYLDGDGPFRLSPYKPYNNEYLLETTKHLDYETQQLYEISVVAWNSEGFHVNKIIKVQVLDENDNSPVFSQQLIELSIEENNVPNAFLTKLHATDADSGERGQVSYFLGPDAPSYFSLDKATGVLTVSTQLDREEKERYRYTVKAVDSGFPPRESIATVTITVLDKNDNSPRFINKDFSFFVPENFPGFGEIGVISVTDADAGQNGWVALSVLNGSDIFVIDTGKGVLRAKVSLDREQQSSYVLWIEAVDGGDPALSSTAKITILLLDINDNPPLVLFPQSNMSYLLVLPSTLPGSPITEVYAVDKDTGMNAVIAYSIIGRRGPRPESFRIDPKTGNITLEESLMQNDYGLYRLLVKVSDHGYPEPLHSTVMVNLFVNDTVSNESYIESLLRKEPDLSIEEKQPQISIEPTHKKIESASCMPTLVALSIISLGSIALVTGMGIYICLRKGKKHHRTDENLEVQIPLNGRINLHMLEKKPVEISNI, encoded by the exons ATGGGGCCCGCGGGCGGTCGCGGAAGCATCACCGCCCGCCGCAGCCTACAG cacttgcttctcttcctgctcttcGTTGGACCTTTCAACTGCTTTGCCAGTTACAGCCGTGCCACTGAGCTCTTCTACAGCCTCAACGAGGGGCTGCCTGCAGGGGTGCTCATCGGCAGCCTGGCCCATGACCTGCGGCTGCCAACGGCTGGTGggcagcaccctgcagccccccagcccccactGTCCTTCACCCTGGCCTCTCATGGCTCAGGGGGACAGTATGTGCATCTGGACAACCGCTCTGGGGAGCTGTACACCACAGCTATGGAGATAGACCGGGAAGCTCTGTGCGTGGATAGCAGTGAGGCCACCATATTtgagggagcagcagcaatCTCTTCCTCACCCTCGTCTGAGTCATGCCTGCTACTGCTGGATGTGCTGGTGCTGCCACAGGAGTACTTCCGTCTGGTAAAAGTAAAAATTGCTATTCGGGATGTCAACGACAACGCGCCCCGCTTCCCTGTGCCCCACATCGTCCTCTCAGTGCCTGAGAATGCACCTGTGAACACCCGTTTGGCTATTGAGCACCCTGCCCTTGACCCTGATGTGGGCACCAACGGTGTCCAGACCTACCGCCTGCAAGATAACTATGGTGTCTTCACCCTGGATGTGGAGGAGAATGAGAGCGGAGAGAGGACTCCCTACCTGATTGTTATGGGGGCTCTGGACAGGGAGACGCGTGAGGAGTATGTCACAGTCATTGTTGCTGAGGATGGGGGGAGTCCTCCGCTCGTGGGCAGTGCCACCCTCACTATTGGCATCAGTGACATAAATGACAACTGTCCTCAGTTCAGCGACTTGCAGCTCAACATCACCCTGTATGGGAATTCCAGTCTAGGGACACATGTGGCCACTGTCCACGCAGTAGACATGGACCTTGGATCCAATGCTGAGATCACGTACTCCTACAGCCAGAAGGTCCCCCAGCCATCCAGAGAGTTGTTCCATCTCGATGAAAGCACAGGAATCATCACTCTCTCCTGTAAAGTTGATGGGGACACTCCAAGACTCCACAGGCTTATCATACTGGGCAACGGCCCAGGTTGTATCCCTGCTGTAATCACAGTGCTGGTGACCATCATAAAAGTCATGATGAGACCACCTGAAGTCATCCCTCGTTTCATAGCCAATGAAGTGGAAGGAGTGGTGTACATAAAGGAACTGGAGCCTATCAACACACCAATAGCTTTTTTTACCATCAAAGACCCTGATGAAAAATACAAAGTCAATTGCTATTTGGATGGTGATGGACCTTTCAGACTTTCACCATACAAGCCATACAACAATGAATACCTGCTAGAGACCACAAAGCATTTAGACTATGAGACACAGCAGCTATATGAAATCTCTGTAGTTGCATGGAACTCAGAAGGATTTCACGTGAACAAAATAATCAAAGTACAGGTTCTGGATGAAAACGACAACTCACCAGTTTTCTCTCAACAGCTAATAGAATTATCCATTGAAGAGAACAATGTTCCCAATGCTTTCCTGACCAAACTGCATGCTACAGATGCTGACAGTGGAGAAAGAGGGCAAGTGTCCTATTTTTTAGGGCCTGATGCTCCTTCCTATTTTTCTCTAGATAAAGCCACAGGAGTTCTCACAGTTTCCACCCAATtggacagagaagaaaaagagagatatAGATACACTGTCAAAGCAGTAGACTCTGGATTCCCTCCAAGAGAATCAATAGCAACTGTCACCATTACTGTATTGGATAAAAATGACAATAGTCCAAGATTTATCAATAAggatttcagcttttttgttcCAGAAAACTTTCCAGGTTTTGGTGAAATTGGAGTTATAAGTGTCACAGATGCTGATGCAGGGCAGAATGGATGGGTTGCCCTGTCAGTTCTGAATGGAAGTGATATTTTTGTCATAGATACTGGAAAAGGAGTCCTGAGAGCTAAAGTCTCCCTTGACAGGGAGCAGCAAAGCTCCTACGTTCTGTGGATCGAAGCAGTTGATGGTGGTGATCCTGCCCTGTCCTCTACTGCAAAAATAACTATTCTTCTTCTGGACATAAATGACAATCCCCCTTTGGTCTTGTTTCCTCAGTCTAATATGTCTTATTTGTTGGTCCTTCCTTCTACCCTTCCTGGCTCTCCCATCACTGAGGTCTATGCTGTCGATAAGGACACTGGCATGAATGCAGTTATAGCTTACAGCATCATAGGAAGAAGAGGCCCTCGACCAGAGTCATTTAGGATTGACCCTAAAACTGGTAATATCACCCTGGAAGAGTCACTGATGCAAAATGACTATGGCCTCTATCGGCTGCTTGTAAAAGTTAGTGATCATGGCTATCCTGAACCTCTCCATTCCACTGTCATGGTGAACCTTTTTGTCAATGATACTGTTAGCAATGAGAGCTACATTGAAAGTTTGTTAAGAAAGGAGCCTGATCTCAGTATAGAAGAAAAGCAGCCACAAATATCCATAGAGcccacacataaaaaaatagagTCAGCATCCTGCATGCCTACCTTGGTAGCTCTGTCAATAATAAGCTTGGGTTCAATCGCTTTAGTAACAGGGATGGGCATTTACATCTGTctaaggaaagggaaaaagcatcACAGAACAGATGAAAACTTGGAAGTACAAATCCCTTTAAATGGAAGAATTAACCTGCACATGTTGGAGAAGAAACCAGTGGAGATTTCTAACATTTGA